The nucleotide sequence CCCAGCGGAGCAGGGAGAGGTCGTAGGTGCAGTCCTCGGCGTCCGCCCACTCCGGTGAGCGGGTCAGCGGCAGATGCAGTTTCCCGTCGCCGCCCTCGTAGAGGAAGTGGTCGTAGAAGTTCACCGCCTTGGCCAGGATCGGGTAGAGGACGTCGCGCACGATGCGGATGTCCATGGTGTGGCGGTAGCTGAGCCAGACGTTGTGCATGGCCCAGATGAGATTGCCGTTGTTGTCGGTCTTGGTGGCGGTGCCGGGGATGCCGACGGTCTTGTCGCCGGGGCGCAGCAGCCAGTCGGAGGGGTGAGCGAGGGCGTAGGTGTCGCCGTCCCGGTACTCCGGTGGGACGGACAGCGGCAGATTCTTCTCGAACTCCTTGAAGGTGGAGGTGACGGAGTCGAGTTCGAGGTGGTTGGAGCCCTGGACCAGCCAGGTGGCGATCTGGACGTTGAGGTTCCACCAGACCGCGGTCCAACTCCCGCCGGTCTCCGGGTACCACGGCCCCCATTCGGACATCGAGGGCCCGTCGGCGCGGGTGGCGCAGGCGACCTTGTAGAGCTGGATCCAGTAGAAGCTCTGCAGCCGCTTGTCGGGTACGGAGACCAGGCTGTGCTGGTAGAAGCGGTGCCACCAGGCGCGGTGGGAGCGCACCAGCTCGTCGGGGTCGGTGGCCAGGGTCCGGGCCACCTCGGCGACGGCCAGTTGGGTGGTGTGCGACAGGTCCTCGGGGTGGCGGTAGACGATATGGGCGGCCAGCAGCCTGCCGGTGCCCACGCGCCGTTCCCGCCAGGCGGTGGTCCAGCCGCCGCCCGCGATCAGCGGCTGTTCGACGTAGTGGGTGGCGCCCGCGGAGCCGGTGCGGGGGTCGGGGTTGCCCGTGTAGTCGGCGGGCTTGTCCTTGGTCCGGGGTGAGGCGGCGGGCATCCAGGTGAACGACCAGGCCGCGGCCTCCTCACCGGCGCTCGGCCGGGTGGAGATCAGCAGCGCGCCACGGGCGTTGTGCACCAGCATCGTGAAGCGGACGCTGCCCCGGGTGGTGGTGACGGTGCCGCGCAGCTCGGCGTCCCAGATGTCGAGCGTCCAGTCGACACCGGTCACCTCTCCGGCGAGAGTGAGGTCGAAATGTCCTATGGGCAGCCGGGAGAAGCCGTACGGGGCGCGCCACTGGGGGCGCTGGTCCTGTACCTGGGTGTGGCTGAGCATGACCTTCACGGAGTTGGGTGTCTCGCCCTTGTACACCACCGCGCCGAGCAGGCCGTTGGCCAGGAAGGGGCCGTCCTTCCAGTCGCCCGGCATCCGCCGCCACCGCGGGGCGGCGGCCCTGACCATGCGTTCTGGCAGGGCCGCCGCTCCGCCGGACACCTGGGGAGCGGCCCAGGCGGTGCCCGATCCGGCCAGCCAGCCTCCGGCGCCGACCACGGCGGCCGTGCCGATCACACCTCTGCGAGAGATCCCGTCCCCTGTTGGCGCGGTCACGTATGTGCCTCCCATATCCGGTGGTGAACTACGTGAACTACCGGCATGGTGCAGGGCGCATGGGCACCTGGGAATACCTCCGACGTATGGAAATTCAGCGGGCTACGTATTCGCAGGTGAGGCGGGATAAGCTCCTCACATTGAGCCGCCGATGGCCAGAGTGAGCCGATGTCTCGCCATCGACGGTCGCGGTCACAGCTCGGCGAGTTCCGCCCGCAGCCGTACCGTCTCCGCCGGATCCCAGCCGTCGTGCGGCACCGAGGACAGCAGGAGCCGGGTGTACGGATCCGCCGGGGTGTCCAGCACTCGGGCCGTCGGGCCCGTCTCGACCGCACGGCCGCGCCGCATCACCAGCGTGTCGTCCGTGATGTGGCGTACGACGGCCAGGTCATGGCTGACGAACACCAGGGCCACGCCGGTCTCCCGGCGGATGTCGGCGAGCAGCCGGAGGATCTGCGCCTGGATGGACACATCCAGCGCCGCCACCGCCTCGTCCAGGACCAGCACCTCCGGCTCCACGGCGAGCGCGCGGGCGATGGCCAGCCGCTGGCGCTGCCCGCCCGACAGGCCCCGCGGGCGGGCGTCGCCCTCCCGCTTGCCCAGGCCCACCTGGTCGAGCAGCTCGGCGATCCGGTCGGTGGCGGCCTGCCCCTCGTACCGGCCGTGCAGCCGCAGGGCGGTGCGCAGGCACTGACGCGCGGTCAGGCGCGGGTCGAGCGATACGTACGGGTCCTGGAAGACGATCTGGATCTCGCGGGCGCGGCCCAGCCGGGCCGTCCTGCGCGCGCCCGGTCCGAGCGGCATCCGGCCGCTTCGCCGCCCGGGCGTGCGCTCCCGCCCGTTCACGGTGATCGTCCCCGCGTCGGGGCGCACCAGGTCGACCAGGATCCGGGCCACCGTGGTCTTGCCGGAGCCGGACTCCCCGACGATGCCGAGCGAGCCGCCGGCCGGCACGGAGAACGACACATCGTCCACGGCCGTCGTCCGGCCACCGCCCGGGAGCGCGTAGCTCTTGCGCAGCCCCTGTACGACGAGTGCGGGCTCGGTCATGCGCTGCTCCTCGATACGAGTTCCAGTCGGCGGCAGGCCGCGGAGCCGCCGTCCGCGAAGCCGCCCTCCTCCGGTCCGTCGCCGCCGCCGCCACCGCCGCCGAACGGGACCGGCACCGGCGCCCAGGTCTCGCACTCCGCCTCGGCCCGTGCGCAGCGCGGGAGGAAGGGGCAGCCGGTGAAGGCGTCGGACAGGGACGGCGGGCGGCCGGGGATGGGGCGCGGTTCGCGGTCGTCCTCCAGGGTGGGCGAGCATTCCAGCAGGCCGCGGGTGTAGGGATGCCTGGGGTCGGCGAACAGCCCGTGGGCGGGCTGGTGTTCCACCACGCGGCCCGCGTACATCACGTACACGCGGTCGCAGTAGGCCGCCGCGAGCGGCAGATCGTGGGTGATGAAGAGCGTGCCGAGACCGCTGCCGTCCTGCCGCCGCTCCTCCTGGATGCCCCGCAGCAGGGCCAGGACCTCCGCCTGGGTGGTCGCGTCCAGCGCGCTCGTCGCCTCGTCGGCGAGGAGGAGGTCGGGGCCGGTGGACAGGGCGGCGGCGATCACGACCCGTTGCAGCATGCCGCCGGACAGCTCATGCGGGCGCTGGCGCATCCGGCGCTCCGGGTCGGGCAGGCCCACCGAGGCCAGCAGCTCGGTGGCCTTCGCCACCGCGGCGCGGCGGGTCAGGCCCAGGACCCGGGTGAGCGGGTCGGTGAGGAAGTCGCCGATCCGGCGGACCGGGTTCATCGCCGAGCGCGGGTCCTGGAAGATCATGGAGACGGTGCGGGAGCGGTGCCGGCGCAGCCGGGCCGGGTCCATGGCGAGCACGTCCTCGCCGTCCACCCGTACGGAGCCGGAGGTCCGCGCCCCGTCGGGGAGCATGCGCAGCACCGCCCGGGCCGTCGTGGACTTGCCGGAGCCGGACTCGCCGACCAGGCCGACCACTTCACCCCTGCCGACCCTCAGCGACACCTCGGCGAGCATGGGCCGGGCGGCGGCGCCTTCCGGCAGCCGGATGGTGAGATCCTCGATGTCCAGCAGCATGGCCGCCTACCTCCCCTTGCCCAGCCGGTCCGAGACCCAGACCCCGACGATGTTGAAGGCCACCACGACGGCGGCGATGGCCGCGCCCGGTACGAGGGCCGGCAGCAGCGCCTCCTGCACCACGGCGTCCTGCCCCTCCTGCACCATCAGCCCCCAGTCGATCGAGGGCGATCCGGCGCCGAAGCCCAGATAGCTGAGGGTGGCCAGGCTCATCAGCCCCTCGCCGAAGAGCACCACGAGATAGCCGACGAGCGCACCGGCCAGATTGGGCACGAGGTGGCGTACGCAGATCCGGGTCCCGCTCATGCCCTGGACCCGGTAGGCGTCGACATACGGCTGGGACCGCTCGGCGAGGGCGAGACTGCGGGTGTAGCGCGCGATCGTCGGTGCGTAGGCGAGACCCAGGGCGACGATCGACGTGGTGAGGCCGTCGCCGAAGACCGCGATCACCAGGACGACGAAGAGCAGGCCCGGGAAGGCGTACATCACATCGGTCACCCGCGAGAGCAGGGTGTCCACCCAGCCGCCGCGCCACGCCGCGACCGTTCCTATGGTGACGCCGAGCAGCGCGGCCAGCGCGAGCAGGGCCAGGGGTGCCAGCAGGCTGGACCGGGCGCCGTACAGGACCCGGGAGAGCAGGTCCTGTCCCGAGGCGTCGGTGCCCAGCGGATGCTCGGAGGTGGTCCCCGCGAGCGAGGCGGACAGGTCGACCGCGTCGGGCGCGTGCGGGGCGATCAGGGGAGCGCATACCGCCGCCAGCACGACCAGGGCGAGGAAGCCGCCCGCGATCATCACTTGTATCGGCCGTCGGGTCCGTACCCGCACCGGGATCAGGGCCCCGGCAGTCACCGTCGTCATGCGGTCTTTCCTTCCGGCTTGCGTCCCGGCGTCCCGCCCGGCGCGACCCGGGGGTCGATCAGCGGATGGACCAGGTCGACCAGGGTGGTCACCACGACATAGCCGATGACCATCAGCAGCAGCACCGCCTGGGTGACCGGGAAGTCGTGGGTGGTGATGGCGCTCACCAGCAGTGAGCCGACGCCGCTGAGGCCGAAGGCGGTCTCGACCACCACCGTTCCGGCGAGCATGCCCGCCATGACGAGCCCGCACATGGTGACGATCGGGCCGAGCGCGTTGCGCAGCACATGGCGGACGACGATCTGGCGCTCCGTCTGTCCGGAGGCGCGGGCGGCCTCCACATGGTCGGAGGCGTACGCCTCGGCCATCGCCTGCCGGGTGACCCGGCTGATCACGGCGAGCGCGCTGAGGGCCAGCGCGAAGGCGGGCAGCGTCAGATGGTGCAGCCGGCCGGTGAGCCCCTCGCCCTGGCCGGTCACCGGGAACCAGCCCAGCCGCACCCCGAACAGGGAGACCAGCGCGATGGCCGCGACGAAGGCCGGGACCGAGGCGGCGAGCGTGGTGCCGCCGACGACGGCCGAGTCCACCCAGCCGCGGCGCAGCGCCGCCAGCACCCCGGAGCCGACACCCAGCACCACGAAGAACACCGTGGCGTAGGCGACGAGTTCCAGGGTGGTCGGCAGCCGGGCGCCGATCAGGTCGGCCACATGGTCGCGGTACTGGAACGACCGGCCCAGGTCGCCCTGGAGACCGTCCCACAGCCAGCGGCCGTACTGGACGACGAGCGGATCGTCGAGGTGGTGCTCCGCGCGGACCGCCGCGAGCTTCTCCGGGGTGAGTTCCTGTCGGCTGCCGGAGAGGAGGACGGCGGGGTCCCCGGGGGCCGCGTAGACGGCGGCGAAGATGACGAACGAGGCGGCGAGCAGCGTGGCGAGCAGGCCGGCGATCCGCCGCGGCAGTCCGCGGATCATGGTGTCAGCCCTTCTTCGTGCCGAGGTCGGCGGCCCACGGGTAGTACATCGACACCATGGACGCCGGCGGGCCGGTGTACTTGTCGCCGAGCACCATCACCGAGGGCACCTGCACCAGCGGGATCCACACCGCGTCGTCGGCGAACTTCTTCTGCGCGTCGATGACGAGCTCCGCGCGCTCACGGTCGTCGATGGTCTGCTGGGCCTTGCCGACGAGGGCGTCATAGCCCTTGTCCGAGTAGCCGAGCCAGTTGTTGGAGTTGCCGGTTATGCCGTTGTCGTAGAAGCCCGCCGGGTCGGCCTTGGAGATGTACCAGTCGACCGGGATCAGGTCGAAGCCGTCCCGGGACTTCGGGTCGGAGAAGAACTCGTCGTAACGGCTCGAGGCGATCGTCTTGACGGTCACCTTCAGCCCGATCTTCTGGGCCGCGCCGCGCACCGCGTTGGTGATGACCGTCTGGCTCTCGCTGCCGTCGCTGGAGACGATGATCGGCTCGCCGGGCGCCCCGGCCTGCTCGACCAGCTTCTTGGCCCGCGCGATGTCGTCCGACGACGGCGAGGCGGTGTAGGCGCCGTTGTGCTCCAGGTCCTTCTGCGCCTTCTGGAAGGCGGCCTTCTCATAGCCCCACGCCCCGGGGCCCACGGGGGTCGCCCAGGGCTCGGCGAGGCCGTTGAAGCCGGACTTGGCGATGCCCTTACGGTCCATGGCCAGCGACAGCGCCTTGCGCAGCCGGGCGTCCTTCAGCGCACCACTCTTGGTGGGGCTGAGCGACCAGGCGGTGGTGCTCTGGCCGTAGTAGGCGCGGATGCCCTTCTTCTTGGACAGGACGGCGGCCGGGCCGGTGGCCGTCAGATAGGCGCCGTCCGCCGCGCCCGTGGAGACGGAGTTGACCAGTGCGCTGCCGGAGGCCCAGCGGAAGACGACCTCCTTCGTCAGCGGGCGGACGCTCTTGTCCCAGTAGTCCGCGTAACGCTCGATGGTGAGAGAGGAGCCGGAGTTCCAGCTCTTCAGCCGGTACGGTCCGGTGCAGGCGTCGGGGTGGCCGGGGGTGCCGAAGTCGTCGCCCTGCTTCTCGACCGCCTCGCGTTCCATGATGATCCCGGCGTCACCGGCCAGGGCCTTGGTGAACAGGGCGCTCGGCTTCTTGAAGGTGACGGTGACCTCGGACGGGCCGGTCTTGGCGATCGTGTCGACGTCCTCGTACTCGTCCGACTCGTTCATCTCCGGCCGGGCGTGCCGCTTGAGGCTCCACACCACGTCGTCGGCGGTCATCTTGGCGCCGTCGTGGAAGGTGACGTCGTCGCGGAGGGTGATGACGAGCTTCTTGTCGCCGGTGTACTCGGCCTTCTTCGCCAGCCGCGGTGTGGTGGTCATGTCGGGCCGGAGCAGGAGCAGCCGTTCGCAGATGTTGGCCATCACGGTGCGGGTGCTGCTGCCGCCCTGGGCGTCCATGTCCAGGGAGGCGGGTTCCTGTTCCACGATCCAGTTCACCGTGGTGGCCGCGCCGGTGGCCTTGGGCGTGGTGTCGGTGAGCTTGAGCTTGGCGGGATCCACGGTCGCGCCGCCGGACCCGGAGGTCGCCCCGGAGCACCCGGCGGTGAGCAGCAGGGCTCCCGCGAGGCCGACTGCGGTGGTACAGAGCTTGGTTCTCATGGCAGGCTCTCTGGTCGTTCGGACGTGAAGACGCGTCAGTTGGGGGCGTGCGGACCGTCGTAGAGGTTCCAGGGCAGGTGCTGGTATTCGTGGTCGCAGGGAGTGCCCGGGGTCACGTGGTAGTCGCCGGTGGTCAGGTCCACGCAGGAGGACAGCAGCGTCGCCCACCACTTGACCTCGGGCTGCCGGGTGTCGGGGTGGGTGCACAGCCCCTCGGGGTGGCCGAGGTGGTCGGACATGGCCTGGTGGATCAGCTTGCGGGACTCGTCCGGCGCGGTGGCCTCACGGAGCCGGCGCAGACCGGCCTCGGCCCGGGGCACCCGGATCAGCGAATCGGAGGACTCGGGGCGGTAGCGGGCCGCGAGCTGGACGGGGACGGTGGTCTGGTAGTGGTTTCCGTGGACGAGCAGACCCTCGGTGGGATACATCCAGCCGTGTGCGCCCGGAGTGGTCTCCAGGTCGAGGGCGAAGCCTTCGCGGCAGGTCAGCAGGGCGTTGCTGGCGATGTGTCCGCGGGTGCGGCACAGCACGTCGACCGCCGCGCTGATCGACTCGCTGTCCAGGACGCGGCGGCGGATCACGGTCTGGGGCAGCCCGATGGCGTCGTCGAAACGGCCGCCGAGACCGTTGGCGTTGAGGGCGACGCCCGCGGAGTTGGCGCCCTGGCGGCCGATCTGCCCGGCCTCCACCTGCATGATCACGGTGGGGTGCGGGGGCTGGACGATCCGGAGCATCATGACGGTGTCCGCGACGCCCGCCCGCCAGTCCCAGTTCTGGCCGCAGTAGACATGGCCGTCACCGCTCGCCTGCCCCAGCACGGCGAAGGACGTGCAGCCGTCGGTCACCTCCCGGTCCTCGGTGACGTCCGCCGGGGCGTCCGTCCGGGCGCGCATCCGGGCGAAGGTCTGGTCGTAGATGATCTCGCCGCGGGCGTTCAGCGCGAGCACGTCCAGGAGCCCGACCCCCGCCCCGTCGGCGATCCCGCTCATCTCCTCGACGAGTTCGGGGGCGTACGCGCGCACCGGCTCCAGCCAGCGCTCGGCGCGTGCGGTGACCTGGTCCCAGGTCAGCCCCGACGATTCGCCGAACGCCTGCTCGTAGTAGGCGAGCGCCGCGCCGATTCTTCCGCGCGCCGCCTCGCCGTACTGGCGGCCGCGTTCGGCCGGCGGGCCGGAGATCTCGACGATGGGGAGGGTGGCGGCTGTCATGGCACTCCTGTGTTCTGAGGCCCGGACCCA is from Streptomyces hygroscopicus and encodes:
- a CDS encoding ABC transporter ATP-binding protein → MTEPALVVQGLRKSYALPGGGRTTAVDDVSFSVPAGGSLGIVGESGSGKTTVARILVDLVRPDAGTITVNGRERTPGRRSGRMPLGPGARRTARLGRAREIQIVFQDPYVSLDPRLTARQCLRTALRLHGRYEGQAATDRIAELLDQVGLGKREGDARPRGLSGGQRQRLAIARALAVEPEVLVLDEAVAALDVSIQAQILRLLADIRRETGVALVFVSHDLAVVRHITDDTLVMRRGRAVETGPTARVLDTPADPYTRLLLSSVPHDGWDPAETVRLRAELAEL
- a CDS encoding ABC transporter substrate-binding protein translates to MRTKLCTTAVGLAGALLLTAGCSGATSGSGGATVDPAKLKLTDTTPKATGAATTVNWIVEQEPASLDMDAQGGSSTRTVMANICERLLLLRPDMTTTPRLAKKAEYTGDKKLVITLRDDVTFHDGAKMTADDVVWSLKRHARPEMNESDEYEDVDTIAKTGPSEVTVTFKKPSALFTKALAGDAGIIMEREAVEKQGDDFGTPGHPDACTGPYRLKSWNSGSSLTIERYADYWDKSVRPLTKEVVFRWASGSALVNSVSTGAADGAYLTATGPAAVLSKKKGIRAYYGQSTTAWSLSPTKSGALKDARLRKALSLAMDRKGIAKSGFNGLAEPWATPVGPGAWGYEKAAFQKAQKDLEHNGAYTASPSSDDIARAKKLVEQAGAPGEPIIVSSDGSESQTVITNAVRGAAQKIGLKVTVKTIASSRYDEFFSDPKSRDGFDLIPVDWYISKADPAGFYDNGITGNSNNWLGYSDKGYDALVGKAQQTIDDRERAELVIDAQKKFADDAVWIPLVQVPSVMVLGDKYTGPPASMVSMYYPWAADLGTKKG
- a CDS encoding ABC transporter permease, yielding MTTVTAGALIPVRVRTRRPIQVMIAGGFLALVVLAAVCAPLIAPHAPDAVDLSASLAGTTSEHPLGTDASGQDLLSRVLYGARSSLLAPLALLALAALLGVTIGTVAAWRGGWVDTLLSRVTDVMYAFPGLLFVVLVIAVFGDGLTTSIVALGLAYAPTIARYTRSLALAERSQPYVDAYRVQGMSGTRICVRHLVPNLAGALVGYLVVLFGEGLMSLATLSYLGFGAGSPSIDWGLMVQEGQDAVVQEALLPALVPGAAIAAVVVAFNIVGVWVSDRLGKGR
- a CDS encoding ABC transporter permease produces the protein MIRGLPRRIAGLLATLLAASFVIFAAVYAAPGDPAVLLSGSRQELTPEKLAAVRAEHHLDDPLVVQYGRWLWDGLQGDLGRSFQYRDHVADLIGARLPTTLELVAYATVFFVVLGVGSGVLAALRRGWVDSAVVGGTTLAASVPAFVAAIALVSLFGVRLGWFPVTGQGEGLTGRLHHLTLPAFALALSALAVISRVTRQAMAEAYASDHVEAARASGQTERQIVVRHVLRNALGPIVTMCGLVMAGMLAGTVVVETAFGLSGVGSLLVSAITTHDFPVTQAVLLLMVIGYVVVTTLVDLVHPLIDPRVAPGGTPGRKPEGKTA
- a CDS encoding peptidase C45 acyl-coenzyme A:6-aminopenicillanic acid acyl-transferase, producing MTAATLPIVEISGPPAERGRQYGEAARGRIGAALAYYEQAFGESSGLTWDQVTARAERWLEPVRAYAPELVEEMSGIADGAGVGLLDVLALNARGEIIYDQTFARMRARTDAPADVTEDREVTDGCTSFAVLGQASGDGHVYCGQNWDWRAGVADTVMMLRIVQPPHPTVIMQVEAGQIGRQGANSAGVALNANGLGGRFDDAIGLPQTVIRRRVLDSESISAAVDVLCRTRGHIASNALLTCREGFALDLETTPGAHGWMYPTEGLLVHGNHYQTTVPVQLAARYRPESSDSLIRVPRAEAGLRRLREATAPDESRKLIHQAMSDHLGHPEGLCTHPDTRQPEVKWWATLLSSCVDLTTGDYHVTPGTPCDHEYQHLPWNLYDGPHAPN
- a CDS encoding oligopeptide/dipeptide ABC transporter, ATPasesubunit produces the protein MLLDIEDLTIRLPEGAAARPMLAEVSLRVGRGEVVGLVGESGSGKSTTARAVLRMLPDGARTSGSVRVDGEDVLAMDPARLRRHRSRTVSMIFQDPRSAMNPVRRIGDFLTDPLTRVLGLTRRAAVAKATELLASVGLPDPERRMRQRPHELSGGMLQRVVIAAALSTGPDLLLADEATSALDATTQAEVLALLRGIQEERRQDGSGLGTLFITHDLPLAAAYCDRVYVMYAGRVVEHQPAHGLFADPRHPYTRGLLECSPTLEDDREPRPIPGRPPSLSDAFTGCPFLPRCARAEAECETWAPVPVPFGGGGGGGDGPEEGGFADGGSAACRRLELVSRSSA